The Salicibibacter halophilus DNA window TATGGAAGCGGAGGAAGAAGGGGATGCTAATTTGGACATGGAACCTGTGGGCACCGGGCCTTTTGAATTTGAGCATTGGGAAGAGGGGAGCGAAGTCGTCCTCACGAACAACGAAGATTATTGGGGAGAACCGGCCTATTTGGATTCACTTAGCTTTAATGTGGTTCCTGAACAAGGAACGCGGATAGGAATGCTTGAAACCGGAGAGGCTCACTTTGCCCAACAAATCGAACCGACAAATATCCCGCAAGTGGAAGAAATGGATGGGGCAAACCTAGTAAGTGAAGAAGGATTTGGGTATGATTATATCGGGTTTAATACGGAGAATGAACCCTTTGATGATCCGGAAGTAAGACGTGCCTTATCGATGGCCATTGACAAAGAAGCTATCGTTGAGGGCATATACGAGGGGTATGGGACGGTAGCTGATGGGCCGCTTGCTGACTTAACATTTGGATCCAGCGATGCGCTCGATCCTTTGCCACACGACCCTGAAGAAGCGGAAGAGTTGTTGGCTGAAGCCGGGTATGAAGATGGATTTTCAGCGACACTCATGACAAATGATGCGAATCCGATGCGTGTCCAGATTGCCGAAGTGGTGCAGGATGAACTCGCGGAGATTGGCGTAGATGTATCGATAGAACAAATGGAATGGGGCGCTTACCTTGATGCCGTTCAGGAAGGCGAAGGAGGAGACATGCATGTTCTCGGCTGGTCGGCTCAAACAGGTGATGCTGATTTCGCTTTGCAACCAAATTATCACTCGGATAATCAGGGTACTTCAGGGAACCATACGTTCTATGAAAATGAAGAAGTAGATGCGTTGCTTGAAGAAGCTAGTCAAGAAACTGACGAAGAGGCTCGCCTTCAGCTATACGAAGAAGTGGAACAGATAATTGTGGACGATGCGCCAAAAATTTACACATTGCACACCGATTATGTTGTCGGCGTTTCCGATGCCGTCGAAGGCTTTGTGCAACAGCCGAGCGGACTATTTATATTGGAAGACGTGATGATTACGGAAGAAGCGGAAGATGGCGGTTACTAAATAAAACGTAGACAGAGAAAAAGGGCAGCGGCAACGGATGAAAGGGGTTGCATGCTGTCCTTTTTTCTATGGCTTTATTTTCGCCGGCCATTCCATTATCCTTAAAATGAAGGAATTTGATTAAAGAAGGGTTCTAATATGAAACATATATACAGCGAGATCATTCAATTTCGCGGATCCCATTATGATTTCGGAAACTACCAAGGGCAGAAGCTGAAAGATTCCTTGTCCGTCAAAAACCGGGAAAATCAATGGAAGGTGCGGACTCCCAGGTTTAGCATAGACATTGGAGAGGCAAAACAAGCGATCCGCGCATTTGCCCCCGGTGTATGGGAGGAATTGCTTGGC harbors:
- a CDS encoding glutathione ABC transporter substrate-binding protein produces the protein MKKIVPFLGISLLLGVAGCTEDVDEEEGDDAEDEEAAEEPVEGGDMVFAMPSDAVTLDPQASTDLPSNIIADNVYESLLYYDEDTEIQPRLAESYEQVDETTWEFYLQEDVTFHDGEPFNAEAVVATFDRLLDPDMASPRALLFELVEDVEAVDEHTVQFTTSEPYAPLPAHVAHVSAGILSPAAMEAEEEGDANLDMEPVGTGPFEFEHWEEGSEVVLTNNEDYWGEPAYLDSLSFNVVPEQGTRIGMLETGEAHFAQQIEPTNIPQVEEMDGANLVSEEGFGYDYIGFNTENEPFDDPEVRRALSMAIDKEAIVEGIYEGYGTVADGPLADLTFGSSDALDPLPHDPEEAEELLAEAGYEDGFSATLMTNDANPMRVQIAEVVQDELAEIGVDVSIEQMEWGAYLDAVQEGEGGDMHVLGWSAQTGDADFALQPNYHSDNQGTSGNHTFYENEEVDALLEEASQETDEEARLQLYEEVEQIIVDDAPKIYTLHTDYVVGVSDAVEGFVQQPSGLFILEDVMITEEAEDGGY